One window of Felis catus isolate Fca126 chromosome D4, F.catus_Fca126_mat1.0, whole genome shotgun sequence genomic DNA carries:
- the LOC111557478 gene encoding olfactory receptor 13C7-like encodes MGKTNQSSVTEFVLLGLSGYPELEAIYFVMVLCMYLVILLGNGIIIIVSVCDSHLHTPMYFFLSNLSFLDICYTSSSIPLFLSSFLTSQKTISFSGCGVQMFLSFAMGATECVLLSMMAFDRYAAICNPLRYSVIMSKTSYMSMAAGSWIAGGVNSVLQTSLAMRLPFCGDNVINHFTCEILAVLKLACADISINIISMVIANVIFLVVPVLFIFVSYIFILSTILKIPSAEGKRKAFSTCSAHLTVVIIFYGTILFMYAKPKAKDFSGTDKVQVTDKIISLFYGVVTPMLNPLIYSLRNKDVKEAVKNMLCQKCSSEGMSML; translated from the coding sequence atGGGAAAGACCAATCAGTCTTCTGTGACAGAATTTGTCCTACTGGGGCTTTCTGGCTATCCAGAGCTTGAGGCCATTTACTTTGTGATGGTGCTGTGTATGTACCTGGTTATCCTGCTGGGAAATGGAATCATCATCATTGTAAGTGTCTGTGACTCCCACTtgcacacccccatgtactttttcctcaGTAACTTATCATTCTTGGACATTTGCTATACCAGTTCTTCTATTCCCCTATTTCTCAGCAGCTTCTTAACTTCACAGAAAACCATTTCCTTCTCTGGGTGTGGAGTGCAAATGTTTCTCTCCTTTGCTATGGGAGCCACAGAGTGTGTCCTTCTGAGCATGATGGCATTTGACCGCTATGCGGCCATCTGTAACCCTCTGAGATACTCCGTTATTATGAGCAAGACTTCATACATGTCCATGGCTGCTGGGTCCTGGATTGCAGGGGGTGTCAATTCTGTGTTGCAAACCTCTCTTGCAATGCGGCTTCCTTTCTGTGGGGATAATGTCATTAATCATTTTACTTGTGAAATCTTGGCTGTCTTAAAATTGGCTTGTGCTGATATCTCCATAAATATTATTAGCATGGTTATTGCTAATGTTATCTTTCTTGTGGTCCcagtacttttcatttttgtttcctatattttcaTTCTCTCCACTATCCTGAAGATTCCTTCTGCAGAGGGGAAGCGCaaagccttctccacctgctccGCCCACCTAACTGTGGTGATTATATTCTATGGAACCATCCTCTTCATGTATGCAAAACCTAAGGCTAAAGACTTCTCTGGTACAGACAAAGTACAAGTCACAGACAAAATCATCTCTCTCTTCTATGGAGTTGTGACACCTATGCTCAATCCCCTCATCTATAGTTTGAGGAACAAAGATGTGAAGGAAGCTGTGAAGAATATGCTGTGTCAGAAATGCTCCTCAGAGGGAATGTCAATGCTTTAA